The Streptomyces sp. NBC_01439 genome contains the following window.
CCGCCTCGCTCGCCCGGGACACGGTCTTCGCCGCCGTCATGATCACGTGCAACGGGATCGTCGGCCTGTCGCTGCTCGTCGGTGCCCTGCGCAACCGGATCGCCGTCTTCAACCCCGAAGGGTCCGGCGCCGCCCTCGCCACCGTCGCAACGCTCGCCACCCTCAGCCTGGTCCTGCCGACCTTCACCACCAGCAAGCCCGGCCCCGAGTTCTCGGCCGCACAGCTCATCTTCGCCGCCGTCGCCTCGCTCGCCCTGTACGGACTCTTCGTCGCCGTCCAGACGGTCCGCCACCGCAGCTACTTCCTGCCCGTGGACACCGGATCGGGTTCCGGCGATGCCGACGGTCACGCCGAGCCGCCCACCCTCCGCACCGCCCTCATCAGCCTCGGCCTCCTACTGGTCGCGCTGGTCGCGGTCGTCGGCGACGCCAAGGCCGTCTCCCCGACCATCGAGCGGGCCGTCGCGGCCGCCGGCCTGCCGCAGGCGGTCGTCGGTGTGATCATCGCTCTTCTCGTCCTGCTGCCCGAGACCCTCGCCGCCGTTCGCGCCGCCCGCCGCGACCGCGTGCAGACCAGCCTCAACCTCGCCTACGGATCCGCCATCGCCAGCATCGGCCTGACCATCCCGGCCATCGCACTCGCCTCGATCTGGCTCTCCGGCCCGCTCCTGCTCGGCCTCGGCCCGATCCACATGGTGCTGCTCGCGCTGACCGTCGTGGTCAGCGCCCTCACCATCGTCCCCGGGCGCGCCACGCTCCTCCAGGGCGGCGTACACATCGTGCTGTTGGCCGCGTACCTCTTCC
Protein-coding sequences here:
- a CDS encoding calcium:proton antiporter, whose protein sequence is MGTTKRRSFLTDWTVVVPVVALVALVFSWGRDLPGFLVALVALCLAGAVLAAVHHAEVVAHRVGEPFGSLVLAVAVTVIEVALIVTLMVDGGDKTASLARDTVFAAVMITCNGIVGLSLLVGALRNRIAVFNPEGSGAALATVATLATLSLVLPTFTTSKPGPEFSAAQLIFAAVASLALYGLFVAVQTVRHRSYFLPVDTGSGSGDADGHAEPPTLRTALISLGLLLVALVAVVGDAKAVSPTIERAVAAAGLPQAVVGVIIALLVLLPETLAAVRAARRDRVQTSLNLAYGSAIASIGLTIPAIALASIWLSGPLLLGLGPIHMVLLALTVVVSALTIVPGRATLLQGGVHIVLLAAYLFLAVSP